Proteins encoded within one genomic window of Rhodobacteraceae bacterium LMO-JJ12:
- a CDS encoding cytochrome c family protein, with protein MDTMTSTKIIGAFCGALLILMLGKWAADLLYTTGGGHGEGQMAAYVIEVESGDSDAEAEPEAEGPSFEELLAEADIGKGAKVFSKCKACHKADEGAHATGPSLYGVVGREIDGTDFGSYTGALEQVGEVWTPENLNHFLTKPKDAAPGTSMSFAGLKKEDDRANLIAYLDSLDD; from the coding sequence ATGGACACTATGACCTCCACCAAGATCATTGGCGCGTTCTGCGGAGCGCTCCTGATACTCATGCTGGGAAAGTGGGCAGCTGACCTGCTTTATACCACTGGCGGCGGCCATGGCGAAGGCCAGATGGCAGCCTATGTGATCGAAGTGGAAAGCGGCGATAGCGACGCAGAGGCCGAACCAGAGGCGGAAGGCCCGAGCTTTGAGGAGCTGCTTGCCGAGGCAGATATTGGCAAGGGCGCCAAGGTCTTCTCGAAATGCAAGGCCTGCCACAAGGCGGACGAGGGCGCACACGCCACCGGCCCATCGCTTTACGGTGTGGTTGGGCGCGAGATCGACGGCACAGACTTTGGCAGCTACACTGGCGCGCTTGAACAGGTGGGTGAAGTGTGGACACCTGAAAACCTCAACCATTTCCTGACCAAGCCGAAAGACGCGGCGCCGGGAACCTCGATGAGCTTTGCCGGGTTGAAGAAAGAAGACGATCGCGCCAACCTGATCGCCTATCTCGACAGTCTCGACGACTGA
- a CDS encoding extracellular solute-binding protein encodes MIVGLMMTLLPGAVRAQDKIIKSHGYSYFGELKYPADFAHFDYVNPDAPKGGEISIAVSGTFNSLNPYTRKGKATGTQIWTIYESLLGDGPADAYGEAYGVLAESLEYDEGKTWVIFHMRPEAKFSDGTPVTAHDVVFSHYLFIEQGLPSYALAVKKLILSAEALDDHTVKFTFADGISRRSLIDQVGGTPVFSKKWYEETGARLDESRLTYSPGSGPYIVDEFDVGRRITYKRNPDYWGWHLPRNVGRHNFDRIRIEYFADDSASFEAFKGGVYTLRTEGDPKKWATSYDFPAAKQGNVVVTTLPDGTPPTPTGLVFNMRRDVLKDKRVREALSLAFNFEWTNASLQYDLFAQRNSFVENAPHEAKGVPDGAELEFLKSLGDLVPPEILSEPAVMAHSSKPERPQDRKNLRRALKMLGEAGWNVDDTGKLRNAEGRTLNISLLLPASVSSTLSAAVETYVQSLQRMGVNATFDQIDDAQYTLRTRDFDYDIIYDAYSSFLASGTGLMQMYGSDEAAISLFNPAGLASPLVDAIIKRSLETENREDEQTALMALDRVLRWERFMVPMWYKDKYWVAYWDMYEHPEEIPPLDLGILDFWWINPEKEAALRASGALR; translated from the coding sequence ATGATTGTCGGGTTGATGATGACGCTTTTACCGGGCGCGGTGCGGGCGCAAGACAAGATCATCAAGAGCCACGGCTATTCCTATTTTGGAGAGCTGAAATATCCGGCAGATTTCGCGCATTTTGATTATGTGAACCCCGATGCGCCCAAGGGCGGCGAGATTTCTATCGCGGTGTCCGGCACGTTCAATTCGCTGAACCCCTATACCCGCAAGGGCAAGGCGACGGGCACGCAAATCTGGACGATCTATGAAAGCCTTCTGGGCGATGGCCCGGCGGATGCCTATGGCGAGGCCTATGGCGTGTTGGCAGAGAGCCTTGAGTATGACGAGGGCAAGACGTGGGTGATTTTCCACATGCGCCCTGAAGCCAAGTTTTCCGATGGTACGCCGGTGACGGCGCATGATGTGGTGTTTTCGCATTACCTGTTTATCGAGCAAGGTTTGCCGTCTTATGCCTTGGCGGTGAAGAAGCTCATTTTGAGCGCCGAGGCGCTGGACGATCACACAGTCAAGTTTACCTTTGCGGATGGAATTTCACGGCGCAGCCTGATTGATCAGGTTGGCGGCACGCCGGTGTTTTCGAAGAAATGGTATGAAGAAACCGGCGCGCGACTGGATGAATCGCGGCTGACGTATTCGCCGGGGTCGGGGCCATATATCGTTGATGAATTCGATGTTGGTCGGCGCATTACATACAAGCGCAACCCGGATTATTGGGGCTGGCATTTGCCGCGCAATGTCGGGCGGCATAATTTCGATCGCATCCGGATCGAGTATTTCGCCGATGATTCCGCGTCATTTGAGGCGTTCAAGGGTGGTGTTTATACCCTGCGCACCGAAGGTGACCCGAAGAAATGGGCCACCAGCTATGATTTCCCGGCGGCCAAGCAGGGCAATGTTGTTGTCACCACGCTTCCTGATGGCACGCCGCCGACGCCAACGGGATTGGTGTTCAACATGCGGCGCGATGTGTTGAAGGACAAGCGGGTGCGTGAGGCGCTGTCGCTGGCCTTTAACTTTGAGTGGACCAATGCGTCGCTGCAATATGATCTGTTTGCGCAGCGCAATTCGTTTGTCGAGAACGCGCCGCACGAGGCCAAGGGCGTGCCCGACGGGGCCGAATTGGAGTTCCTCAAATCGCTGGGCGATCTGGTGCCGCCGGAGATATTGAGCGAACCGGCGGTGATGGCGCATTCTTCAAAACCCGAGCGACCGCAGGACCGCAAGAACCTGCGCCGCGCGTTGAAGATGCTGGGCGAGGCAGGTTGGAACGTGGATGACACGGGCAAGCTGCGCAATGCCGAGGGGCGGACGTTGAACATTTCGCTGTTGCTGCCCGCCAGCGTGTCTTCGACGCTGAGCGCCGCTGTGGAGACTTATGTGCAGAGCCTGCAACGCATGGGGGTGAATGCCACATTTGATCAGATCGACGACGCGCAATACACGCTGCGGACGCGCGATTTTGACTATGACATTATCTATGATGCCTATAGCAGCTTCCTCGCCTCCGGGACCGGGTTGATGCAGATGTATGGCTCGGACGAGGCGGCGATCAGCCTGTTCAACCCCGCCGGGCTGGCCAGCCCTTTGGTGGACGCGATCATCAAACGTTCGCTTGAAACAGAAAACCGCGAGGATGAGCAAACCGCTTTGATGGCGCTGGATCGGGTGTTGCGTTGGGAGCGGTTCATGGTGCCGATGTGGTACAAGGACAAATATTGGGTGGCCTATTGGGATATGTATGAACATCCCGAAGAAATTCCGCCGCTGGATTTGGGGATTCTGGATTTCTGGTGGATCAACCCGGAAAAGGAAGCCGCGCTCAGAGCGTCGGGCGCGTTGAGGTAG
- a CDS encoding ABC transporter ATP-binding protein, giving the protein MSLLEVKDLWVGFRQDGKVNPAVRGVSFSVDRGETVAIVGESGSGKSVSALSTVSLLPSSAEVKGSVLYDGQEMIGADEKLLRKVRGNDISFIFQEPMTSLNPLHTIEKQLVESIALHQGLTGAPARERILELLARVGIRDAESRLGAYPHQLSGGQRQRVMIAMALANKPDILVADEPTTALDVTIQAQILELLAELKRSENMGLLFITHDLGVVKRFADRVCVMKDGEIVESGETAALFADPQHPYTQKLLGAHAVGQPGPVPDDAKVLVQTDRLKVWFPIQTGFFKRTTGHVKAVNDASISVRAGETLGIVGESGSGKTTLALAIMRLISSEGGITYQGEDVRKWSTRKLRDLRREMQIVFQDPYGSLSPRMSCEQIIAEGLGVHGKPDGRVERELVAEVMAEVGLDPAMMDRYPHEFSGGQRQRIAIARAMILRPKLVVLDEPTSALDMTVQVQIVDLLRDLQQKYGLAYLFISHDLNVVRAMSHKMVVMKQGDIVEAGSARDLFENPQTEYARTLLAAALDLKTG; this is encoded by the coding sequence ATGAGTTTGCTTGAAGTGAAGGACCTGTGGGTTGGCTTTCGCCAAGATGGCAAGGTGAATCCGGCGGTGCGCGGGGTGTCGTTCTCGGTGGACCGAGGTGAGACCGTTGCCATTGTAGGCGAGTCCGGCTCGGGGAAATCGGTATCGGCGCTGTCCACTGTGTCGCTGTTGCCATCGAGCGCCGAAGTGAAAGGTTCGGTGCTCTATGACGGGCAGGAGATGATCGGGGCGGATGAGAAGTTGCTGCGCAAGGTGCGGGGCAATGACATCAGCTTTATTTTTCAGGAGCCGATGACGAGCCTTAACCCGTTGCACACGATTGAAAAGCAGCTGGTCGAAAGTATTGCGCTGCATCAGGGGCTGACTGGGGCGCCGGCGCGTGAGCGGATTTTGGAGTTGTTGGCCCGTGTGGGTATTCGCGATGCCGAAAGCCGTTTGGGGGCCTATCCACACCAATTGAGCGGCGGGCAGCGGCAGCGGGTGATGATCGCCATGGCGCTGGCCAACAAGCCCGACATTCTGGTGGCGGACGAGCCGACGACTGCGCTTGATGTGACCATTCAGGCGCAGATTCTTGAGCTTTTGGCGGAGTTGAAGCGGTCTGAGAATATGGGGCTGTTGTTTATCACCCATGATCTGGGGGTGGTGAAACGCTTTGCCGACCGCGTTTGCGTGATGAAGGACGGTGAGATTGTTGAGAGCGGCGAGACGGCAGCGCTGTTTGCCGACCCGCAGCATCCCTATACCCAGAAGCTGTTGGGTGCGCATGCGGTGGGGCAGCCGGGGCCGGTGCCGGACGATGCCAAGGTGTTGGTGCAAACCGATCGTCTGAAGGTTTGGTTTCCGATCCAGACGGGTTTTTTCAAGCGCACAACCGGGCATGTGAAAGCAGTAAACGATGCCAGCATTTCGGTGCGGGCGGGAGAAACCCTTGGCATTGTGGGCGAGAGCGGGTCGGGTAAGACCACGCTGGCGCTGGCGATCATGCGGCTGATTTCCTCGGAAGGGGGGATCACCTATCAGGGCGAGGATGTGCGCAAATGGAGCACGCGCAAGCTGCGCGATTTGCGGCGCGAAATGCAGATTGTGTTTCAAGACCCTTATGGATCGCTTTCGCCGCGCATGAGTTGCGAACAGATCATCGCCGAGGGGTTGGGTGTGCATGGCAAACCCGATGGGCGCGTAGAGCGCGAGTTGGTGGCCGAAGTGATGGCGGAAGTCGGGCTGGATCCGGCGATGATGGATCGCTATCCACACGAATTTTCCGGCGGCCAACGGCAGCGGATCGCGATTGCACGCGCGATGATTTTGCGGCCCAAGCTGGTGGTTCTGGATGAGCCGACAAGCGCGCTGGACATGACCGTGCAGGTGCAGATTGTCGACCTGCTGCGCGATTTGCAGCAGAAATACGGGCTGGCATATCTGTTCATTTCACACGATCTGAACGTGGTGCGGGCGATGAGCCACAAGATGGTGGTGATGAAACAGGGCGATATCGTTGAGGCGGGATCGGCGCGGGATCTGTTCGAGAATCCACAAACAGAATATGCGCGCACCCTGCTGGCAGCGGCACTGGATTTGAAGACAGGCTAG
- the ccoN gene encoding cytochrome-c oxidase, cbb3-type subunit I, with the protein MGNYIKLILFGLVTLFALIAASYARDLAYMVNALEVALVAFVAFIWTLRHTDEPRVIADLSGEYMDGPVRAGVILTAFWGVVGFLVGVTIAFQLAFPALNFEWAQGYINFGRMRPLHTSAVIFAFGGTGLITTSFYVVQRTSASRLWGGNLAWFVFWGYQLFILLAATGYLLGATQSKEYAEPEWYVDWWLTIVWLAYLAVFVGTLMKRREPHIYVANWFFLSFIITVAMLHVVNNLSIPVSFFGSKSVQVFSGVQDAMTQWWYGHNAVGFFLTAGFLGMMYYFVPKQAERPVFSYKLSIIHFWALIFLYIWAGPHHLHYTALPDWAGTLGMVFSIVLWMPSWGGMINGLMTLSGAWDKLRTDPVIRMMVISIGFYGMSTFEGPMMSIRAVNSLSHYTDWTIGHVHSGALGWNGMITFGALYFLVPKLWNRERLYSLSLVSWHFWLATIGIILYAASMWVTGIMEGLMWREVDANGFLVNSFAETVAAKFPMYVVRGLGGVLFLAGAIVMCYNLWMTVKRSPAVQADNSAVPAE; encoded by the coding sequence ATGGGTAATTATATCAAGCTGATCTTGTTTGGCTTGGTCACGCTTTTTGCGCTGATCGCAGCTTCCTATGCGCGTGATTTGGCCTACATGGTCAATGCTTTGGAAGTGGCGCTGGTTGCATTCGTGGCTTTCATCTGGACGTTGCGCCACACCGATGAACCGCGCGTCATAGCCGATCTGTCGGGTGAATACATGGACGGGCCGGTGCGCGCCGGTGTCATACTGACCGCCTTCTGGGGTGTTGTCGGTTTTCTGGTGGGCGTAACGATCGCGTTTCAGCTGGCCTTTCCGGCGCTGAACTTCGAATGGGCGCAGGGTTATATCAACTTTGGACGGATGCGCCCGCTGCACACCAGCGCGGTGATTTTCGCCTTTGGCGGGACCGGGCTGATCACCACCTCATTTTACGTTGTCCAGCGCACCAGCGCCTCGCGGCTCTGGGGCGGAAACCTGGCTTGGTTCGTATTCTGGGGTTATCAGCTTTTCATCCTTCTCGCCGCGACCGGCTATCTTCTGGGGGCAACCCAGTCGAAGGAATACGCCGAACCAGAATGGTATGTTGATTGGTGGCTGACGATTGTCTGGCTGGCCTATCTCGCAGTCTTTGTCGGCACGTTGATGAAGCGCAGGGAGCCGCACATCTATGTGGCCAACTGGTTCTTCCTGTCATTCATCATCACCGTGGCGATGCTACATGTCGTCAACAACCTCAGCATCCCTGTTTCGTTCTTTGGGTCGAAATCGGTTCAGGTTTTCTCGGGCGTGCAGGATGCCATGACGCAGTGGTGGTATGGCCACAACGCCGTGGGCTTCTTCCTGACAGCGGGCTTCCTGGGGATGATGTACTATTTCGTGCCCAAGCAGGCCGAGCGTCCGGTGTTCTCGTATAAGCTGTCGATCATTCACTTCTGGGCGCTGATCTTTCTATATATCTGGGCCGGTCCGCACCACCTGCACTATACCGCGCTGCCCGATTGGGCCGGCACGTTGGGCATGGTGTTCTCGATCGTGCTGTGGATGCCGTCATGGGGTGGTATGATCAACGGGTTGATGACGCTGTCAGGTGCCTGGGACAAGCTGCGCACTGATCCGGTCATCCGGATGATGGTGATCTCGATCGGGTTCTATGGCATGTCGACCTTTGAAGGGCCGATGATGTCGATCCGTGCGGTCAACTCGCTCAGCCACTATACCGACTGGACCATTGGTCACGTCCATTCCGGCGCGTTGGGCTGGAATGGCATGATCACCTTTGGCGCGCTCTACTTCCTTGTGCCGAAACTGTGGAACCGTGAGCGGCTCTATTCGCTTTCGCTGGTGAGCTGGCACTTCTGGCTCGCTACGATCGGTATCATTCTCTACGCCGCCTCGATGTGGGTGACGGGGATCATGGAAGGTCTGATGTGGCGTGAAGTAGATGCCAATGGCTTCCTCGTGAACTCGTTCGCCGAAACTGTGGCTGCGAAATTCCCGATGTATGTCGTGCGCGGTCTTGGTGGGGTTCTGTTCCTCGCTGGTGCAATCGTCATGTGTTACAACCTCTGGATGACTGTGAAACGTTCGCCGGCTGTTCAAGCCGACAACAGCGCAGTCCCGGCTGAATAA
- the hemN gene encoding oxygen-independent coproporphyrinogen III oxidase yields MITKTQLADLGLFDAKVPRYTSYPTAPQFTPSVGPEEFTSWISAIAPGGEVSLYVHVPFCRRLCWFCACRTQGTQSDAPVLAYLKTLLAEIELLKAKLPAGVRLSRLHWGGGTPTLLTPPMMTELAGAIADVAPFAENYEFSVEIDPNEIDGPRLDALAAAGMNRASIGVQDFDEEIQKTIGRMQSFELTRDAVTEIRARGVHSLNADILFGLPDQSNERITESVQKLLALAPDRVALYGYAHVPWMAKRQQLIPSDKLPTPQQRLDLFETARKLFLWDDYAEIGIDHFALKSDGLAVAQNNGTLRRNFQGYTDDPAEALIGLGASSISRFPQGFAQNAPATSAHTGKIRDGRFSTSRGHVFTADDKMRSRMIEMLMCDFRIDSAEILRDHEISRTELSSMLARVVSQFDGLLEVTDDGLVIPLAARPLTRMVARAFDAYDLSKAGHSSAI; encoded by the coding sequence ATGATAACGAAAACACAACTCGCCGATCTTGGTCTATTTGACGCGAAAGTACCGCGTTATACCAGCTATCCAACGGCACCGCAGTTCACCCCTTCGGTCGGCCCCGAAGAATTCACCTCCTGGATCAGCGCAATCGCGCCCGGCGGTGAGGTTTCGCTCTATGTGCATGTGCCGTTTTGTCGGCGTCTCTGCTGGTTTTGCGCCTGCCGCACCCAGGGCACACAGAGCGACGCACCAGTACTCGCCTACCTCAAAACCCTGCTGGCCGAGATCGAATTGCTCAAGGCAAAACTGCCCGCTGGCGTAAGATTATCCCGTCTGCATTGGGGTGGTGGCACGCCGACGCTTCTGACTCCACCGATGATGACCGAACTCGCAGGCGCCATCGCGGATGTCGCACCATTCGCCGAGAATTATGAATTCTCGGTCGAAATCGACCCCAATGAGATCGACGGTCCGCGTCTCGATGCGCTGGCTGCTGCGGGCATGAATCGTGCCTCGATCGGGGTGCAGGACTTCGATGAAGAAATTCAGAAAACAATCGGACGAATGCAGAGTTTTGAGCTAACGCGCGACGCCGTGACTGAAATTCGGGCACGTGGCGTACATTCACTCAACGCCGACATCCTTTTCGGCCTGCCGGATCAATCGAACGAACGAATCACCGAAAGTGTGCAAAAGCTGCTCGCGCTCGCCCCTGATCGCGTGGCGCTTTACGGCTACGCTCACGTTCCTTGGATGGCCAAACGACAGCAGCTGATCCCCTCCGACAAGCTACCGACACCACAACAACGGCTCGACCTGTTTGAGACCGCGCGCAAGCTCTTCCTGTGGGACGACTATGCTGAGATCGGCATCGACCACTTCGCGCTCAAGAGCGATGGATTGGCTGTGGCCCAGAACAACGGCACATTACGGCGCAATTTCCAGGGCTATACCGATGATCCTGCCGAAGCGTTGATCGGCCTCGGCGCCTCGTCAATCTCGCGCTTCCCCCAAGGGTTCGCGCAAAACGCCCCGGCTACATCAGCCCATACCGGCAAAATCCGCGATGGCCGTTTCTCGACCTCGCGCGGCCACGTCTTCACGGCGGACGACAAAATGCGCTCGCGGATGATCGAAATGCTGATGTGTGATTTCCGCATCGATTCGGCCGAGATCCTGCGCGATCACGAAATCTCCCGCACCGAGCTGTCCTCGATGCTCGCCCGGGTTGTTTCTCAGTTCGACGGTCTGCTCGAAGTAACCGATGACGGGCTGGTCATCCCGCTTGCCGCCCGCCCGCTGACCCGGATGGTTGCGCGCGCCTTTGATGCCTACGACCTGTCCAAAGCAGGCCACAGCTCAGCGATCTGA
- a CDS encoding microcin C ABC transporter permease YejB, whose protein sequence is MGAYFARRLLLIIPTLFGIMIINFSLVQFVPGGPVEQVLAQLQGGGDVFEGFAGGGGDTGNTGLNNDDFFQGSTGDEKYVGARGLPKEFIDQLEKEFGFDKPPLERFGMMMWNYMRLDFGQSYFRSISVIDLVLEKMPVSITLGLWSTLLAYLISIPLGIQKAVRDGSAFDTWTSGAIIVGYAIPGFLFAILLLVLFAGGSYWQWFPLRGLTSDDWDSYSPLWKVLDYFWHIALPVIASTISGFATLTLLTKNSFLDEIKKHYVMTARAKGLSEGQVLYGHVFRNAMLIVIAGFPSVFIGVFFGASLIIETIFSLDGLGRLGFEAAIARDYPVMFGTLFIFGLIGLVVGIISDAMYVLVDPRIDFERREG, encoded by the coding sequence ATGGGAGCCTATTTTGCACGGCGCTTGTTGTTGATCATTCCGACGTTGTTCGGGATCATGATCATTAACTTCTCGCTGGTTCAGTTTGTGCCGGGTGGCCCGGTTGAGCAGGTTCTCGCGCAGCTTCAGGGCGGCGGGGATGTGTTTGAGGGATTTGCCGGGGGCGGCGGCGATACCGGCAACACTGGCCTGAATAACGACGATTTCTTCCAAGGCTCGACCGGGGACGAGAAATACGTCGGGGCGCGGGGGCTGCCCAAGGAATTCATCGACCAGTTGGAGAAGGAATTCGGCTTTGACAAGCCGCCGCTGGAACGGTTTGGCATGATGATGTGGAACTATATGCGGCTGGATTTTGGCCAAAGCTATTTCCGTTCGATCAGTGTGATTGATCTGGTGCTGGAAAAGATGCCTGTGTCGATCACTTTGGGGCTTTGGAGCACGCTTCTGGCCTATCTGATTTCGATCCCGCTGGGCATACAGAAGGCGGTGCGCGATGGCAGTGCGTTTGATACATGGACCAGTGGCGCGATTATCGTCGGCTATGCGATTCCGGGGTTTTTGTTTGCGATCCTGCTGCTGGTTCTGTTCGCGGGCGGGTCGTATTGGCAATGGTTTCCGCTGCGCGGGCTGACCAGTGATGATTGGGACAGCTATAGCCCGCTCTGGAAGGTGTTAGATTACTTCTGGCACATTGCGCTGCCGGTGATTGCCTCGACGATTTCGGGGTTTGCCACGCTGACCCTGCTGACCAAGAACAGCTTTCTTGACGAGATCAAGAAGCATTATGTAATGACGGCGCGGGCCAAGGGATTGAGCGAGGGGCAGGTGCTTTATGGGCATGTGTTCCGCAACGCGATGTTGATTGTGATTGCGGGCTTTCCGTCGGTTTTCATCGGGGTGTTTTTCGGCGCGTCCCTGATCATCGAGACGATCTTTTCGCTGGATGGATTGGGGCGGCTCGGCTTTGAGGCGGCGATTGCGCGGGATTATCCGGTGATGTTCGGCACGCTGTTTATCTTTGGCCTGATTGGCCTGGTGGTCGGGATCATTTCGGATGCGATGTATGTGCTTGTCGATCCGCGGATTGATTTTGAACGGAGGGAAGGCTGA
- a CDS encoding Crp/Fnr family transcriptional regulator — protein sequence MLKDKTATTQHACVDCPIRYRAVCSRCDADEIEELETFKYYRSFEAGQTVVWSGDRMDFVGSVVSGIGTLTQTMEDGRTQMVGLLLPSDFVGRPGRDGAAYDVVATTDLVMCCFRKKPFEKMMERTPHVAQRLLEMTLDELDAAREWMLVLGRKTAREKIASLLSIVARRGAVLKPEDRIGPMVFDLPLTREAMADYLGLTLETVSRQISALKRDGVIQLQGKRNVTVPDFARLMEEAGDDADGGMLA from the coding sequence ATGCTTAAAGATAAAACTGCAACCACTCAACACGCTTGCGTGGACTGTCCGATCCGGTATCGGGCGGTTTGTTCACGTTGTGATGCGGATGAGATCGAAGAGCTGGAAACGTTCAAATATTACCGCTCGTTCGAGGCGGGACAGACTGTTGTCTGGTCGGGTGACCGGATGGACTTTGTCGGCTCGGTAGTGTCGGGGATCGGGACGTTGACCCAGACGATGGAGGATGGGCGCACGCAAATGGTTGGCCTGCTTCTGCCCAGCGATTTTGTTGGCAGACCGGGGCGCGACGGGGCGGCCTATGACGTGGTGGCGACCACTGATCTTGTGATGTGCTGTTTTCGCAAGAAACCATTTGAGAAAATGATGGAGAGAACCCCGCACGTGGCGCAGCGCTTGCTGGAAATGACGCTTGATGAGCTGGATGCTGCGCGCGAGTGGATGCTTGTTCTGGGCCGCAAGACGGCGCGTGAGAAGATTGCCAGCCTGTTGTCGATCGTGGCGCGGCGGGGCGCGGTGTTGAAGCCAGAGGACCGGATCGGACCGATGGTGTTCGATCTGCCCCTTACCCGTGAGGCAATGGCCGATTATCTGGGGCTGACGCTGGAAACCGTGAGTCGCCAGATCAGTGCTCTGAAACGTGACGGTGTGATCCAACTGCAAGGCAAACGGAACGTGACCGTGCCGGATTTTGCGCGTCTAATGGAAGAAGCTGGCGATGACGCTGATGGCGGGATGTTGGCCTGA
- a CDS encoding universal stress protein gives MAYKTLFSVLTDPAFAENVLTHGIAIADVADAHLEVLCLGVDRSQTGYYYAGANAMVLQETINRAQEEAEAIEEKCKSLLAGSNIRWSTDSGVAQLADLGRHVAARARFSDLVILPKPYGKTHGAELEPVIEAALFEGQASVLVVPDSGAPRPSPKCVMIGWNESGEALNAVRAALPVLKAAENVHVVVIDPPVHGPYRSDPGGMLSQFLSRHGVRAEVDVLSKTLPRVSDVLKRHAADINADLIVMGAYGHSRFREAILGGATRYMLEQADLPVFMAH, from the coding sequence ATGGCCTACAAAACCCTGTTTTCAGTACTGACAGACCCGGCATTCGCCGAAAACGTGCTGACGCACGGCATTGCCATCGCCGATGTGGCGGACGCCCATCTTGAAGTTCTTTGTCTTGGCGTCGATCGCAGTCAGACCGGCTATTACTATGCCGGAGCCAACGCAATGGTACTTCAGGAAACCATCAATCGCGCCCAGGAAGAGGCCGAAGCCATCGAAGAGAAATGCAAGTCCCTGCTTGCCGGATCAAATATCCGTTGGAGCACCGATAGCGGTGTTGCACAATTGGCCGATCTCGGGCGCCACGTCGCCGCACGCGCGCGCTTCTCGGATCTGGTGATTCTGCCCAAACCCTATGGCAAGACCCACGGTGCCGAACTTGAACCGGTGATCGAGGCAGCGCTGTTTGAGGGACAGGCCTCGGTTCTCGTGGTCCCGGATAGCGGCGCCCCGCGCCCCAGCCCGAAATGCGTGATGATCGGCTGGAACGAAAGCGGTGAGGCGCTGAATGCCGTGCGTGCTGCGCTGCCAGTGCTGAAAGCCGCCGAAAACGTGCATGTCGTAGTCATCGACCCGCCAGTGCATGGCCCCTATCGCTCAGATCCCGGTGGCATGCTGTCACAATTCCTGTCGCGTCATGGGGTGCGTGCAGAGGTCGACGTGCTTTCCAAGACACTTCCGCGCGTATCGGATGTTCTCAAACGTCATGCCGCTGATATCAATGCTGATCTGATCGTGATGGGTGCCTATGGCCATTCACGCTTCCGCGAAGCCATCCTGGGCGGTGCGACCCGCTATATGCTCGAACAGGCCGATCTGCCGGTGTTCATGGCACATTGA
- a CDS encoding ABC transporter permease: MALSSLNQRRWRNFRRNSRAFWSLIIFLVLFTITLFAEFVANDKPILLKYRGDLYMPIFTFYPETAFGGDFPTEATYTDPEVKCLIESGGLEDCFDDPEAVFEDAQDGMVNGEAIEKGWAIWPIIPYSYDTPVDRLGAAPLPPGEGNYLGTDDTKRDVLARVIYGFRLSIFFTLIVTVLSSFVGIMAGAVQGYFGGWVDLIFQRLIEIWGATPQIYVIIIMFAVFGRNFWLLVFITVLFGWTALVGVVRAEFLRARNLEYVRAAKALGVSNTVIMFRHMLPNAMVATVTMLPFIVTGTIALLAGLDFLGFGLPSSAPSLGELTLQAKQNLQAPWLAFTAFFTFAIMLSLLVFIFEGVRDAFDPRKTFQ, encoded by the coding sequence ATGGCGCTTTCGTCTCTCAATCAGCGGCGCTGGCGCAATTTCCGGCGCAACAGCCGCGCGTTCTGGTCGCTGATCATCTTTCTGGTGCTGTTTACCATCACGCTGTTTGCGGAATTCGTGGCCAATGACAAACCGATCCTGCTGAAATATCGCGGCGATCTTTATATGCCGATCTTTACCTTCTATCCCGAGACCGCCTTTGGCGGTGATTTCCCGACCGAGGCGACCTATACCGACCCGGAGGTGAAATGCCTGATCGAGAGTGGCGGGCTGGAAGATTGTTTTGACGATCCCGAGGCGGTGTTTGAGGACGCACAGGATGGCATGGTCAACGGTGAGGCGATTGAGAAGGGTTGGGCGATCTGGCCGATCATACCTTATTCGTATGACACACCGGTGGACCGGTTGGGCGCGGCGCCGCTGCCGCCAGGCGAAGGCAATTACCTCGGTACCGACGATACCAAGCGCGATGTGCTGGCGCGGGTGATCTATGGTTTCCGCCTGTCGATCTTCTTCACCCTGATCGTGACGGTTCTGTCGAGCTTTGTGGGGATCATGGCGGGGGCAGTGCAGGGGTATTTCGGCGGCTGGGTCGATCTTATCTTTCAGCGGCTCATCGAGATCTGGGGGGCGACGCCGCAGATTTATGTGATCATCATCATGTTTGCAGTGTTCGGGCGAAATTTCTGGCTGCTGGTGTTCATTACGGTGCTGTTTGGCTGGACCGCGTTGGTGGGGGTGGTCAGGGCCGAGTTCTTGCGGGCGCGCAACCTTGAATATGTGCGCGCGGCCAAGGCGCTGGGGGTTTCCAACACAGTGATCATGTTCCGCCACATGCTGCCCAATGCGATGGTGGCGACGGTGACGATGCTGCCCTTTATCGTGACGGGGACGATTGCCTTGTTGGCCGGTTTGGATTTTCTGGGCTTTGGGTTGCCGTCTTCGGCACCGAGCTTGGGTGAGTTGACGTTGCAGGCGAAACAGAACCTGCAGGCGCCTTGGCTGGCCTTTACCGCGTTTTTCACCTTCGCCATCATGCTGTCGCTTCTGGTCTTCATTTTTGAAGGTGTCAGGGATGCGTTTGACCCGAGAAAGACCTTTCAATGA